A stretch of Miscanthus floridulus cultivar M001 chromosome 13, ASM1932011v1, whole genome shotgun sequence DNA encodes these proteins:
- the LOC136501740 gene encoding WRKY transcription factor 44-like isoform X1: protein MQILEVGTTESHEESLSFSVTWSGKMQPHEKVVVLKPVASRPFSRFRPFPKVLQDFNASCSPTITIPEETELIRPKATRLASLPGNLPTQIAATIDAGSDAISEEVEVNAEHFTCCDHVTACQAARRNGVRSRLSLDGYNWRKYGQKKVKGSELPRSYYKCTHPSCPVKRKVETTIDGQIAEIVYSGEHNHLKPGKPCAPRKPLSSTSTDVVMCDMHGIDDTMRE from the exons ATGCAAATACTTGAAGTGGGCACAACTGAGTCACATGAAGAAAGTTTATCCTTCAGTGTAACCTG GTCAGGGAAGATGCAACCTCATGAGAAGGTTGTTGTTCTGAAGCCTGTGGCCTCCAGGCCTTTCTCCAGGTTCAGGCCCTTCCCAAAGGTTCTGCAAGACTTCAACGCCAGTTGTTCCCCAACAATCACCATCCCAGAGGAGACTGAGCTAATCAGGCCAAAAGCCACTCGGTTGGCATCGCTACCGGGTAATCTTCCAACACAGATAGCAGCAACAATA GATGCCGGGTCGGATGCCATATCTGAGGAGGTGGAAGTCAATGCAGAGCATTTCACGTGCTGTGACCATGTAACAGCATGCCAAGCTGCCAGGCGGAATGGTGTGCGCAGTCGTTTGTCGCTTGATGGGTACAACTGGAGGAAATATGGGCAAAAGAAAGTGAAAGGCAGTGAGTTGCCACGGAGCTACTACAAGTGCACTCACCCTAGCTGCCCTGTGAAGAGGAAGGTGGAGACGACAATAGATGGCCAAATCGCTGAAATTGTGTACAGTGGTGAACACAACCACCTGAAGCCAGGCAAGCCTTGTGCCCCCAGGAAGCCATTGTCGTCGACAAGCACAGATGTTGTGATGTGCGACATGCATGGTATTGACGACACGATGCGGGAATAG
- the LOC136501740 gene encoding WRKY transcription factor 44-like isoform X2, producing the protein MKSGKMQPHEKVVVLKPVASRPFSRFRPFPKVLQDFNASCSPTITIPEETELIRPKATRLASLPGNLPTQIAATIDAGSDAISEEVEVNAEHFTCCDHVTACQAARRNGVRSRLSLDGYNWRKYGQKKVKGSELPRSYYKCTHPSCPVKRKVETTIDGQIAEIVYSGEHNHLKPGKPCAPRKPLSSTSTDVVMCDMHGIDDTMRE; encoded by the exons ATGAA GTCAGGGAAGATGCAACCTCATGAGAAGGTTGTTGTTCTGAAGCCTGTGGCCTCCAGGCCTTTCTCCAGGTTCAGGCCCTTCCCAAAGGTTCTGCAAGACTTCAACGCCAGTTGTTCCCCAACAATCACCATCCCAGAGGAGACTGAGCTAATCAGGCCAAAAGCCACTCGGTTGGCATCGCTACCGGGTAATCTTCCAACACAGATAGCAGCAACAATA GATGCCGGGTCGGATGCCATATCTGAGGAGGTGGAAGTCAATGCAGAGCATTTCACGTGCTGTGACCATGTAACAGCATGCCAAGCTGCCAGGCGGAATGGTGTGCGCAGTCGTTTGTCGCTTGATGGGTACAACTGGAGGAAATATGGGCAAAAGAAAGTGAAAGGCAGTGAGTTGCCACGGAGCTACTACAAGTGCACTCACCCTAGCTGCCCTGTGAAGAGGAAGGTGGAGACGACAATAGATGGCCAAATCGCTGAAATTGTGTACAGTGGTGAACACAACCACCTGAAGCCAGGCAAGCCTTGTGCCCCCAGGAAGCCATTGTCGTCGACAAGCACAGATGTTGTGATGTGCGACATGCATGGTATTGACGACACGATGCGGGAATAG
- the LOC136501740 gene encoding WRKY transcription factor 44-like isoform X3: MQPHEKVVVLKPVASRPFSRFRPFPKVLQDFNASCSPTITIPEETELIRPKATRLASLPGNLPTQIAATIDAGSDAISEEVEVNAEHFTCCDHVTACQAARRNGVRSRLSLDGYNWRKYGQKKVKGSELPRSYYKCTHPSCPVKRKVETTIDGQIAEIVYSGEHNHLKPGKPCAPRKPLSSTSTDVVMCDMHGIDDTMRE; this comes from the exons ATGCAACCTCATGAGAAGGTTGTTGTTCTGAAGCCTGTGGCCTCCAGGCCTTTCTCCAGGTTCAGGCCCTTCCCAAAGGTTCTGCAAGACTTCAACGCCAGTTGTTCCCCAACAATCACCATCCCAGAGGAGACTGAGCTAATCAGGCCAAAAGCCACTCGGTTGGCATCGCTACCGGGTAATCTTCCAACACAGATAGCAGCAACAATA GATGCCGGGTCGGATGCCATATCTGAGGAGGTGGAAGTCAATGCAGAGCATTTCACGTGCTGTGACCATGTAACAGCATGCCAAGCTGCCAGGCGGAATGGTGTGCGCAGTCGTTTGTCGCTTGATGGGTACAACTGGAGGAAATATGGGCAAAAGAAAGTGAAAGGCAGTGAGTTGCCACGGAGCTACTACAAGTGCACTCACCCTAGCTGCCCTGTGAAGAGGAAGGTGGAGACGACAATAGATGGCCAAATCGCTGAAATTGTGTACAGTGGTGAACACAACCACCTGAAGCCAGGCAAGCCTTGTGCCCCCAGGAAGCCATTGTCGTCGACAAGCACAGATGTTGTGATGTGCGACATGCATGGTATTGACGACACGATGCGGGAATAG
- the LOC136501743 gene encoding enoyl-[acyl-carrier-protein] reductase, mitochondrial-like has translation MLAAPINPSDINRVEGVYPVRPPLPTAVGGYEGVGQAHVVGPAVTAPLSPGDWVIPSPPSFGTWQTYIVKHESVWHKVRSDVPMEYPATITVNPSTALRMLQDFVKLNPGDSIVQNGATSIVGQCVIQLAKVHGIHTINIIRDRPGSEEAKNKLKQLGADEVFTESQLDMKNVKSLLGALPEPALGFNCVGGNAASLILKLLKQGGTMVTYGGMSKRPVTVPTSYFIFKDLSLRGFWLQKWLNSDKTEDCRRMIDYLLGLVHEGKLKYEMESISFGEFSLALEKALGKHGSQPKQVIRF, from the exons ATGCTGGCTGCCCCCATCAACCCCTCGGACATCAACCGCGTCGAGGGCGTCTACCCCGTCAGGCCCCCGCTCCCCACCGCCGTCGGAGGCTACGAGGGTgtcggccaggcccacgtcgtcGGCCCCGCCGTCACCGCCCCGCTCTCCCCCGGCGACTGGGTCATACCGTCCCCGCCATCGTTCG GGACCTGGCAGACGTACATTGTCAAGCATGAGAGCGTCTGGCACAAGGTCCGCAGCGATGTACCCATGGAATACCCTGCCACCATCACCGTCAACCCCTCGACCGCGCTCAGGATGCTCCAAGACTTTGTAAAACTCAATCCTG GTGATTCCATCGTCCAGAATGGCGCTACCAGCATTGTTGGCCAGTGTGTTATTCAGCTCGCCAAAGTACATGGAATCCACACCATCAACATTATAAGGGACAG GCCTGGGTCAGAGGAAGCAAAAAACAAACTCAAACAACTTGGTGCAGATGAGGTGTTCACAGAATCTCAGCTAGACATGAAGAATGTCAAGAGCTTGCTG GGTGCTTTGCCAGAGCCTGCATTAGGATTTAACTGTGTTGGAGGAAATGCTGCTTCTCTAATACTCAAGCTTTTGAA GCAAGGAGGCACCATGGTGACATATGGTGGAATGTCCAAGAGACCTGTCACTGTCCCTACTTCATATTTCATTTTTAAG GATCTTTCCCTAAGAGGGTTCTGGCTCCAGAAGTGGCTGAACTCAGATAAAACAGAAGACTGCAGAAGAATGATAGACTACCTCTTGGGCCTTGTGCATGAAGGCAAACTCAAATACGA GATGGAGTCGATTTCTTTCGGTGAGTTCAGCTTGGCTCTGGAGAAGGCCCTGGGCAAACATGGAAGCCAGCCAAAGCAAGTTATCAGGTTCTGA